The stretch of DNA AGCAAAAACGACCTAGCCATGTCATTCTCTCAGCAAAAACTTATCAGCAACTCATAAATAGACTCGAAGAATTAGAAGATTTAAATTTAGGTTCATCAGCAGAAACCGCACTAAGCCAATCTTCAATGATGGGAAGTGAAGAATTTACGGCTATTTTAGAGAAACTAGCTAATGGCTAAACTCGATGGATTAAAAAGAGTTTTAGATTTCTTACAAGGCTTACAACCCAAGATTGCTGCTCAAATTGCCAAAAAAATCTTATCTCTAAATGTTGACCCTTTACCGACTGATAGTAAACAGTTGAAAGGATATCCTGGTTTTTATCGGGTAGATAGTGGTGAATATCGCATCGTTTATCGATTTAAATCAAAAGAGGATTTAGTAGAAATAATTTTAGTCGGTAAACGAAATGACGATGAAGTCTATAAAAAACTAGAGCGTTTACTGGAGTAATTGCCTTGCTATTTTCTTTTTCAATTATCCCCATCGCGATCGCCTAGTGGCAAGCTTTACAGAAAAAACGGGATGTTTGAAAGCCAACTAGCTTTAGCCGTTGGATCAAAAACGACTCGGCAACGGGGCTGTGGCTTGAAACTATGTTATCATTAATTACGTAGTTGGTCGATTACGCAAAATGTTTGTTTTAGAGTACAAGCTTAGAGGAAAAGAATCTCAATACCGA from Stanieria cyanosphaera PCC 7437 encodes:
- a CDS encoding type II toxin-antitoxin system Phd/YefM family antitoxin, with protein sequence MKSYTLTQTRNQHGEVFDQATVEPVLVTKQKRPSHVILSAKTYQQLINRLEELEDLNLGSSAETALSQSSMMGSEEFTAILEKLANG
- a CDS encoding type II toxin-antitoxin system RelE family toxin; its protein translation is MAKLDGLKRVLDFLQGLQPKIAAQIAKKILSLNVDPLPTDSKQLKGYPGFYRVDSGEYRIVYRFKSKEDLVEIILVGKRNDDEVYKKLERLLE